The sequence CGACAGATGGACAAAATGTTTATTTGTATGGGAGAACATATTCCACAACTACAATTTCAACTGCAGGAGCTTTTCAAACGGCAATAAGCGGCACTCTGGATGTTTACGTAGCAAAATTTCTTCCAACCGGAGGCAGAACATGGGGCAGCTATGTGGGAGGGACAAGCGCAGAAATTCCTGGCGGTATTATTTATGATGTGTTGTCAGGGAATGTATATATTTCCGGGTATACAACTTCAACCAATTTTCCCGCTTTGTCAGGACATCAAATGGCTTATGGAGGGGGAGTCGCGGATGCATTTCTTTTTAAATTCAGTCCCCTGGGCGCCAGGTTGTGGGCTACATATTATGGTGGTACGGGTGATGATATGGGAGGCGCTGTTGCAACTGATGCTCTTGGGAATATTATACTTGCCGGACATACCCTTTCAACAAATGCTATTTCAACGCTTGGGTCTTATCAACCTGCACTTAACGCAGGATTTGGTCGTGATGCATTTGTTATAAAATTCAATAGTGCTGGTGTCAGACAATGGGGTACGTATTTTGGTGGAAAGTATGAGGAGGAAATTGGCGGCGTTGCCTGTGATGCAAGTAACAATATTGTTTTATCGGGTGATACATATAGTCCTTTGGATTTACCTGTGACAAGTTGTGCTTACCAACAGTTCTTTCTTGGTTCAGAAGACCAGTTTATTTCATCTTTTACACCGAAGGGAAATTTAATATGCTCCGGGTATCTTGGTATTGGTTTACCCACTGATCCTAATAATGAAGTAAACGGTATTAATTCAGGTACTGATGGTACAGGCGGTTGCATTGCTATAGATGGATGTTTTGTTTACCTCGTGGCAACAAGTACATGTACTTATCCTGTTACAGCAGGCGCATTTCAAACTGCCTGTGGCGGGAACTCAGATGCGACTTTAGCTAAGTTATACATCAGTACTTGTGGAGGCATCAAGAGCACTCTTTCAATTACTTCAACTCCTTCAACATTTTGTGCCGGACAGCCGGTTAGTTTTTCGGCAGTTGCTGCCTGTGATAGCATAGCTCTTGCTTATTCATGGACATTTCCGGGTGGAACACCAGGTACTTCGAGTGCACAAAAGCCAACAGGTATAGTTTTCAGTGCGCCCGGTACATACCCGGTAAAGTTAGTAGTAGGGAATAATTGTGATTCTGTAACGCAAAACATTTATGTTAATGCATGTACCTGCACATTTTCGGCGCAGGCAAACCTGGCGGCCAATGTGGGATGTTATGATGGAAGCAGCGGTAGCGCCAATATTATTATTAGTGGTGGTTCCGGAGGGCCTTATAGCTATAGCTGGAGTAATGGCATCAGCGGAACAACTACAGGTACAACAATCCCTGTCACAGGATTCTCGGCTTCACCTTCAACATATACTCTAACAGTCAGTGAAGGCTCATGTAAATCAACTTCAACGGTTACCTTCACTCAACCTAAGCAGATGAGGAAAATGACATGGTCTGTAAATTCCAGCTCTTGTAGTTCTCCAACAGGTTATGCCGCTATTACTGTAGGCGGGGGAACACCTGGTTATTTGTATTCATGGAGCAATGGCGCGGCTGCACAAACCGCCACGGGACTTGGAGCTGGAACATATACACTTACGGTAACAGATGCCAATGGCTGCACTATGACTGATGTTGAAACCGTTACATCTTTTGGCGGGCCAATGGCGAATGGTATATCGGGAACTCCTCTTTTATGTAATGGTGTGAGCACAGGTTCCGCAACTATAAATCCTTTTGCCGGTACCAGTCCATACACATATAACTGGAGCAATGGTGCTACCGGAAAACCCGCTACCGGATTGGCTGCAGGAATATATACGGTAACGGTAAAAGATGCTGCAGGGTGTACACTCGTCAGTACTGTAACTATCACAGAACCCGGGGCAATAACAACCACCATAACTACGGTAGCCGCCGGCTGCGGATCTCCGACAGGAAGTGCAAGTGTTGCAGCAGCAGGTGGTACCGGTTCATTAACCTATACGTGGAGTTCGGGTTCTATCGGCTTAACAGCAAGCGGTCTTGCAGTCGGTTCCTATACTTTAACTGTTAAGGATGTTAATGGTTGTACTAAAACGGATACTGCGGTAATAACCGGTGGCAGCGGAGGTGCTGCCGGCGCATCGGTACAATCGAATGTAAGTTGTAATGGGGGCAGTAATGGAAGTGCCGCAGCAAGTATGTCGGGTGGAACTCCGGCGTTCACTTATTCGTGGAGTAACGGGCAAACCGCGCAAACGGCTACGGGCCTTGCAGCCGGTATTTATACAGTAAAAGTAACCGATAGTAATGGTTGTTCTTCCTCTGCTACTGTAAGTGTCATTTCTCCGCCCGCCATAACAGGGCAATTTACCAAAGGAACTGCCAGCTGTTCTGCTTGTGGTTGTAAAGAGTGGTTAATGGTAACTGCCGCGGGCGGAACAAGCCCGTATAGTTATACCTGGCCGGATGGATATATCAACAGGTATAAAAATAACCTTTGCCCGGGATCCTATTCGATAAATGTTAAGGATAAAAACGGATGTAGTATAAATATTAACCTTACCGCTCCCTGAGCCATTTTCCTTAATAACATTTAATACTCAGCCGCTGACAGATTTCGATTTCCTTTTTATCACCTCTTCAAACGGCCGTCTCTCAATTTTGCTGTCGATCCAGGATATTACATCGAAATTTTCAAGCGCCGCTGATTCTTCAGGTGATCTTGTCTCTTTTAAAATTTCATTCCGGAGTCTTTGAAATGCAATGATTTTATCATCAGGATCAGTTTTGTGATAGTGCTGCATAAAGTTTACGATTACAGATTCCACTTTATACATATTAATAGGAGCATAAATTAAGTCTTAATACAAAAAAAATGTATTTTAGCCTCATGAATAACCTGCAAAAGGTAATACTTTTCAACCAGCCCGGGTATTGCTATTATTGCCTGGCAGGGCCACCGCATCAAGATTTTAACAATTCTTCAAGATAATCATTTCGCCATCCAGCCTGAAGTCTTCGTCTTTTAAGGCTTCTTTTGTCACCTTTGTATGCCCGAATAATGTTTAAGGCGATTTTTCTGACCAAAGAAA comes from Bacteroidota bacterium and encodes:
- a CDS encoding PKD domain-containing protein gives rise to the protein MRNPLFLFVLSFLLVWPAKAEKELREENNEVKQGQQSTNAPLRGNPSTPHGLSGVEGLRGAGINFTENRGQLIDMAQRPVPGMLFKGAGGGYDVYLKKTGITYVLNNLNDIMHEVGEQVEKLESEGKLTEDNEDKTKQELLDKQVQKLHRLDVDFEGGNTDAEVVTTDKLEGYTNYYYTHCPAGITHVNSYNEVTVKNIYNNIDVKYYGGKAQGLKYDIIVNPGADPNQIKLKYSGATELKIVNENSSTGLTARLIIATSIGPLGEYMPRVYQNIDGEIVDVKARYVLHETTLNFELGTWNHSYPLIIDPWVTYYGGSSWENGTSVTTDASGNVLFTGNTNSTNLPVSAGAFQVASATGSDAFVVKMNANGGLVWATYCGGTGGDSGNGIITDASSNIIVAGATNSTNFPIGFSAGNTVHKSTYGGGTFDAFLIKFTPAGLRLWSTYYGGTNWDTGSDVATDGQNVYLYGRTYSTTTISTAGAFQTAISGTLDVYVAKFLPTGGRTWGSYVGGTSAEIPGGIIYDVLSGNVYISGYTTSTNFPALSGHQMAYGGGVADAFLFKFSPLGARLWATYYGGTGDDMGGAVATDALGNIILAGHTLSTNAISTLGSYQPALNAGFGRDAFVIKFNSAGVRQWGTYFGGKYEEEIGGVACDASNNIVLSGDTYSPLDLPVTSCAYQQFFLGSEDQFISSFTPKGNLICSGYLGIGLPTDPNNEVNGINSGTDGTGGCIAIDGCFVYLVATSTCTYPVTAGAFQTACGGNSDATLAKLYISTCGGIKSTLSITSTPSTFCAGQPVSFSAVAACDSIALAYSWTFPGGTPGTSSAQKPTGIVFSAPGTYPVKLVVGNNCDSVTQNIYVNACTCTFSAQANLAANVGCYDGSSGSANIIISGGSGGPYSYSWSNGISGTTTGTTIPVTGFSASPSTYTLTVSEGSCKSTSTVTFTQPKQMRKMTWSVNSSSCSSPTGYAAITVGGGTPGYLYSWSNGAAAQTATGLGAGTYTLTVTDANGCTMTDVETVTSFGGPMANGISGTPLLCNGVSTGSATINPFAGTSPYTYNWSNGATGKPATGLAAGIYTVTVKDAAGCTLVSTVTITEPGAITTTITTVAAGCGSPTGSASVAAAGGTGSLTYTWSSGSIGLTASGLAVGSYTLTVKDVNGCTKTDTAVITGGSGGAAGASVQSNVSCNGGSNGSAAASMSGGTPAFTYSWSNGQTAQTATGLAAGIYTVKVTDSNGCSSSATVSVISPPAITGQFTKGTASCSACGCKEWLMVTAAGGTSPYSYTWPDGYINRYKNNLCPGSYSINVKDKNGCSININLTAP